The Aedes aegypti strain LVP_AGWG chromosome 3, AaegL5.0 Primary Assembly, whole genome shotgun sequence genome contains a region encoding:
- the LOC110677753 gene encoding uncharacterized protein LOC110677753 — translation MGLGLTPVELCLVLANNQQCFHPSAGIVCHPISRTVILGSSVSAYIHKGFHTPLKLFLPLGEFCFAPISTLAARHVDRTQSLVSDCWIRSLIIESSIIFPAVGASLPFEYGSRPYSGRALPCSCQQPTMLPSKCWDSLPPDISDCDSWLICERLHPQRIPHTVETVSSSGRILLCSDINAGSPARRSDSIVSQRLLDTFSHHRKLHHFSCSRGISAV, via the exons ATGGGTCTCGGCCTTACTCCGGTAGagctctgccttgttcttgCCAACAACCAACAATGCTTCCATCCAAGTGCTGGGATAGTTTGCCACCCGATATCTCGGACTGTGATTCTTGGCTCATCTGTGAG CGCCTACATCCACAAAGGATTCCACACACCGTTGAAACTGTTTCTTCCTCTGGGAGAATTCTGCTTTGCTCCGATATCAACGCTGGCAGCCCGGCACGTAGATCGGACTCAATCGTTAGTCAGCGATTGTTGGATACGTTCTCTCATCATCGAAAGCTCCATCATTTTTCCTGCAGTCGGGGCATCTCTGCCGTTTGAGTATGGGTCTCGGCCTTACTCCGGTAGagctctgccttgttcttgCCAACAACCAACAATGCTTCCATCCAAGTGCTGGGATAGTTTGCCACCCGATATCTCGGACTGCGATTCTTGGCTCATCTGTGAG CGCCTACATCCACAAAGGATTCCACACACCGTTGAAACTGTTTCTTCCTCTGGGAGAATTCTGCTTTGCTCCGATATCAACGCTGGCAGCCCGGCACGTAGATCGGACTCAATCGTTAGTCAGCGATTGTTGGATACGTTCTCTCATCATCGAAAGCTCCATCATTTTTCCTGCAGTCGGGGCATCTCTGCCGTTTGA